DNA from Leucobacter aridicollis:
CACTGAGGCACCGGCTGCGGTGCGCCAGGCGATCAGCCTGACCGGCCAGTTCGCCGCGGTCGACGAGATCCTCACCGGCCGCGAGAACCTCGCGCTCGTCGCGCGGCTGCGCCACCTCGACCACCCCGCCGAGATCGCCGACGCGATGCTCGACAGGCTCTCGCTCACCGAGGCTGGCGACCGCAGGGCGGGAACCTACTCTGGCGGGATGCGCCGCAGGCTCGACATCGCGATGAGCCTCATCGGTAACCCGCAGGTGATCTTTCTCGACGAACCAACGACGGGCCTCGACCCGCAGTCCCGCATCGAGGTCTGGCAGACGATCCGGCAGCTCGCCCGCGGCGGCACGACGGTGATGCTCACCACCCAATACCTCGACGAGGCCGAGCAGCTCGCCGACCAGATCGCGATCCTGCACGAGGGCAGGATCATCCAAAACGGCACCCTCGCCGAACTCAAGGCGCTGCTCCCCGCCGCGCAGGTCGAGTACGTCGAGAAGCAGCCCTCGCTCGAGGACGTGTTCCTCACGCTGGTGGGGGAACGCCCAGCCGACACCGGGAAGGACGAACGATGAGCTCACACGCGCTCTCAGACACCGGCGCGCTCACCGCGCGCTCCCTCACGCACATCCTGCGCAGCCCCGACACGATCATCACGACGGCGGTCACCCCGGTGGCGCTGATGCTGCTCTTCGTGTTCGTACTCGGCGGCGCGATCAATACGGGCTCCAGCGACTCGTACATTAACTACATGCTGCCCGGCATCCTGCTCATCACGATCGCGTCGGGGATCGCGTACACCGCCTACCGGCTGTTCCTCGACATGCAGGGTGGCATCTTTGAGCGGTTCCAGTCGATGCCGATCGCCCGGTCGAGCGTGCTCTGGGCGCACGTGCTCACGTCGCTCGCGGCGAACCTCGTGTCGATCGGGCTCGTCATCGGCGTCGCGCTGCTCCTCGGCTTCCGCACGAGCGCGTCGCCTGCCGCGTGGCTCGCGGTCATCGGGATCCTCGCCCTGTTCACGCTCGCCCTCACCTGGGTCGCCGTCATCGCCGGACTCTCGGCGAAGACCGTCGACGGCGCGAGCGCGTTCAGCTACCCGCTGATCTTCCTGCCGTTCATCAGCTCGGCGTTCGTCCCGACGGCGAGCATGCCCGGCCCCGTCGCCTGGTTCGCCGAGCACCAGCCAGTCACGGCGATCGTGGACTCGATCCGCAACCTGTTCGCAGGCGCCCCAGTCGGGAGCGAGCTGTGGGTCGCCCTCGCCTGGCTCGTCGGGATTCTCGCCGTCGCGTATGGCGCCGCGATCCTGATCTACCGCCGAAAGATCAGGTAGCCCCCCTCACACCAGCGCGCCCCGCAGCCTCACCGGCTGCGGGGCGCGCTGCGCGCTGCGGGTCTCAGCTCGCGGTGGCGGCGGCCTTCTCTGCGGCCTTCGCCGCAGCCTTCGCCTGTGCGCGAAGCTCCTTCTCGTGCACTGGCCAGAGGCCGGCGGCGCGCTGCTCATCGACGTAGTTCTGCGCCTCCTGCTGGCGCTCCTCCTCGATGCCCGTCGCGATCTCCGCGCGCAGCAGGGCGTCGTCGAGCCCGAACGCGTCGACGAGGTCGAGCGCGTGCTCGCGGACGCGGCCGAGCAGCCTGTCGATGTACGCGGTGACCGACTCGGCGCGCTTGCCCGACATGCGGCCGTGCACGAGGTACCAGGTCATGTTGCGCTCGATCACGGTGAGGCCGAACAGGTCGCGCAGCCACGTCATCACCTGCTTCGTGCCCGGATCCGTGAGCTTCTCGAGCTCCTCGGTGAACGCCTCCCACTGCAGCAGCTCGGCGTGGGCGCGCGCCGCTTCAATGAGCTTGTGCTGCTGGGCGTTGAACGCGTCCTCGCTGCGCGCGGCACGCTCGGCCTTCGGCACATCCTTCGTTGCGTCGCGCAGCGCGCCCGCGACCTCGGCGACCATGGTCTCGACGCGGTCGGTGAGCAGCTCGCGCTGCGCCTCCGGACTGCGGAAGCTCTCGACCGAGCGTGCGGTCTGCCCGAAGTCGGCGATGCTCTGGCCAAGCTGACGGAGCCCGAAGCGGCTCACCCGGTCGCCGATCTGGCTCGCCGCCGCGCGTGCGAGGGCAGCCTTGTCGCCGTCTTTGAACTGCGCGGCGTAGTCGGTGAGCAGGCGCTTGCCGACAAGCTGGAGCAGCACCGTGTTGTCGCCCTCGAACGTGACATAGATGTCGAGATCGGCGCGCAGGCCCGTCAGGCGGTTCTTCGCGATGAAGCCCGCGCCACCGCAGGCCTCGCGCGCCTCCTGCAGGGTGTCGAGCGCCGCCCACGTCGAGAGCGACTTCAGGCCGGCGGCGAGGGTCTCGAGATCCTCGCGGTTCTCGTCGGTGTCCTTCACGCCCGAGAACACCTCGTCAAACACCGTGAGCAGCCGCTCGTGCGCGAACGCCATTGCGTAGGTCTCCGCGAGCCGGGGCAGCAGGCGCCGCTGGTGCTGGCCGTAGTCCATGAGCACGGTCTCACGGCCCGATGCGCCCGGGAACTGGCGGCGCTGCGTGCCGTACCGGATCGCGATGGTGAGCGCCGCCTGCATCGCGCGCACGGCCGAGCCGTCGAGCGAGACGCGGCCCTGCACGAGCGTGCCGATCATCGTGAAGAAGCGGCGGCCGGGGCTCTCGATGTGCGACGAATAGGTGCCGTCAGCCGCGACGTCGCCGTAGCGGTTGAGGAGGTTCTCGCGCGGGATCCTGACGTTCGTGAAGTGCAGCCGGCCGTTGTCGATTCCGTTCAGGCCGCCCTTGACGCCGTCGTCCTCGCTGCCGACGCCAGGCAGCAGCTTGCCCTCGGGGGTGCGGATCGGCACGAAGAACGCGTGCACGCCGTGGTTCACCCCGCGCGTGATGAGCTGGGCGAAGACCACCGCGGCCTGGCCGTGCAGCGCGGCGTTGCCGAGGAACTCCTTCCACGCACCCTTGAACGGGGTGTGGATCTCAAACTCCTCGGTGTCGGGATCGTAGGTCGCGGTCGTGCCGATCGACGCGACGTCGGAACCGTGCCCGATCTCGGTCATCGCGAACGCGCCGGGGAGCTTCAGGCTCATCACGTCAGGCAGCCACTTCTCGTGGTGCGCCTTGTTGCCAAGGTGCAGGATCGCGGAGCCAAACAGCCCCCACTGCACGCCGCCCTTGATCTGCATCGAGGGGTCTGCGAGCACGAGCTCCTGAAACGCCGCGACGTTGCCACCGTGGTTGTCGCCGCCACCGAGGTACTTCGGGTACGCGCGCTGGATCGCGCCCGCCTCAACGAGCTCGTGCAGCTGGCTGAGCACCCGGATACGGTGCTCGTCCATCGGCTGCCCGGGGATCGTGTGCAGGCTCGGCCTCGAGCGCACGAGCTCCCTGGCTTCGAGGCGCTCGGTCTTCCACTTGCCGAGGAGCGCGTCGCTCACCTGCTGGACGTTGATGCGAGGGGCGTTGTCGGCCATCGATATCTCCAATTCGACCTGACGGCAGAGCCAGCCGGGTTCGAACGGCCGCTGGGGTCGCCCGAGGGCCCGTCTGCCCTGATTATGGAGACAGGTTATGTCGACGTCGAGAAACCCTCAACCGTTCGCGGGGCAGTCGACAAGGCTGCTCGATCACTCGAACGCGAGACTTGTACCAAGCCTACAAAGTGAGGATGCGTTCCCTGTGAGGTATCTCTACTTGCGTCCGCTCGATTTCGGGCGCCGTTTCGGCTCGTACGCCTCGAACACGAGCGGCTCGATGCCGGCCTCGTCGAGCATCTCCCGCGTGCGCTTCTGCCACGTGCGAGGGATGAGCGTGACGACCTGGCCGCCTCGGCCGGCCCGGCCGGTGCGGCCCGAGCGGTGCACGAAAGTCTTCGCCTCCTGCGGCGGATCGAGCTGCACGACGGCGTCGACATCGTCGATGTGGATGCCTCGCGCCGCCACGTCGGTCGCAACGAGCACGCGCGCCTTGCCCGTCGCGAACTGCTTGAGGTTGATCTCGCGTCGCGCCTGGCTGAGGTTACCGTGCAGCGACGTCGCGGACACCCCCGCGTCGAGCAGCTCTTCCGTAATGCGCTCGGCCGCCGCGCGGGTGCGCGAGAACAGCATGACGCGTCCGGGAATCTTCGCGAACTCGAGCACCGCCGCGTCCTTGTCCTCGCGCATCACCATGTATACGCGGTGCGGCACCGTCGATACGGTTCGCTCGATCTCGTGCGCCGCGGGGTCAACGAGGAACTCCCCGACGAGCTCCTCGACGTCGCGGTCCAGCGTCGCCGAGAAGAGCAAGCGTTGGCCGCCCCGCTCCGTCTGCCGGAGCGTCCACTGCGTCTCCTCGAGGAACCCGAGTTCGCACAAGTGATCGGCTTCGTCGACGATTGAGACCTGCACCTCGCGCAGATCGAGCTTGCGCCGCTCGACGAGGTCGCGGATGCGTCCCGGGGTGCCGATAACGATGTCGACACCGCGCTCAAGGGCGTGCACCTGAGACTCGCTAGGGACGCCGCCCACAAGCTGCGCGGTGTAAAACCCGACCGAGCGCGCGAGCGGCTGCACCGTGCGGTCGATCTGCAGCGCGAGCTCGCGGGTGGGGGCGAGGATCAGCGCCTTCGGTTTCCGGGTCGCGCCCGCCGAACCACGCGAGACGCGCTCGCCGCGCTTCGCCTGCTTGGCCTTCTTCGGCGCGGGCTCACCGAACTTCCCCTCGGCCTTGAGCACAAGCAGCCGCTCGACAAGCGCCGCGCCAAACGCGATCGTCTTGCCCGAGCCCGTCTCTGCCCGGCCGAGCACATCGCGACCCGCAATCGTGTCGGGAATCGTCGCGACCTGGATCGGGAACGGCGAGTCGGCGCCGAGCTCCCCGAGCGTCCGCACGAGGTTCTGCCCGAGGCCGAGGTCGCCGAAGCTCCGCCCGGAGGCGTCCGCAGTCGTCCACACCTTCGGCGTAAAGTTCTGCAGGGTCTCCCCCGCTGGCCGCAGGCGCCTCGCGCCCCGCTCAGCCCCGCCCGGCCGCTGGCTCCGCTCGCTGCCCTGGCCGCCGCCGCTGCCTAGGTCGCCTCGGCCGCGCTGGCCGCCCCGGCCGGCCTGGCCGCCCCTGCCACCGGCACTAGGCCTGCGATCTGCACCACCAATGCCAGAACCCCTGGAGTTCGACATATCTTCTGCAGATCCCAGATCTTGCTGCCCACGGCGAGCCCGGCCGGAGCCACCAGCGCCCTCAGAGCCGCCCTGCCCGGTGGCGGCCCCGCCGTACTTGCGCTTCGGGGCCCGGGTGCGGTTCGGGTCATAGTTCGCCGGGGCTTTGAACCCGCGCCGCTTCTTCTGCGCCATGAGTTAGCTGTTCCGTTCTTCGGTGTCGGCAGAGGGCCCGCCGTCAAATGTGGTGTCGGGCGCGGGCTCAGGCTCAGGCGCGGGCGCGGGCTCGGGCGCGGCCTCAGGCTCAGGCCCGGCCCCTGGCAAGGTGGTCTCGCCGGGGGCAACGGCTTCCGGCGCGGGCTCGGCCTCAGCCTCAGCCTCAGCCTCGGGCGCGGCGTGCTCCGGCACCGCGGCCGCACCAGGAGCGTCAGCCGGCTCGGCGTCGACGGCGCCCCCGTGAGCACCAGCACCAGCACCAGCAAGGGCAGCCCCGGCGCCAGCCGCCTTGGCGGCACGCTTGGCGGTCCGGCGGTCACGCGACTCTTCGCGTTTGCGCTCGACGAGGTAGTAGAGCGTCGGCAACACGACGAGGGTCAGCACGGTCGACGACAGCAGACCACCGATCACGACGACGGCGAGCGGCTGCGAGATGAACCCGCCCTTACCAGTGATTCCGAGCGCCATCGGGGTGAGCGCGAGGATGGTCGCGAGCGCGGTCATGACGATCGGCCTGAGACGCTGCAGCGAGCCGTGCAGCACCGCGTCGCGCAGGCTGTCGCCACGTTCTCGGTACTGGTTCACAAGGTCGATGAGCACGATCGCGTTCGTCACTACGATGCCAACGAGCATAAGCACGCCGATGAGCGATGCGACGCCGAGCGGAATGCCAGTCGCGATGAGTAGCAGCATCGCGCCCGTTGCAGCGAACGGCACGGAGACGAGCAGTAGCAGCGGCTGCAGCAGGCTGCGGAACGTCGCGACCATCACGACGTAGACGATGAGGATCGCCGCGAGCAGCGCAATCCCCAGCTGCTGGAACGCTTCTTCCTGCTGCGACATGACGCCGCCGATACTGGCGGACGCACCGGCTGGCAGGTCGACGCTGTCGAGCGCTGCGGTGACCTGCGTGCCAGCCGCACCGAGGTCGTCGCCCACCGGCAGCGCCGATACCGTGACCATTCGCACGTTGTTCTCGGTGCGCACCGTCACCGGGCCGTCCGCGATTTCGACGGTCGCAAGCTCGTCGAGTCGCTTCTCGCCGGCGCCGGTCTGCAGCTTGAGCGCCTTCACGCCGTCGACGTCGGTCGGGGCCGTGCCGAGGTCGAGGTAGACGTTTACCGTCGAGTCGTCGATCGTTATGCGCCCGACCTGGCTCGGCTGCATGCTCTTCGCTGCCATGCCGCCCACCGCGGCCTCGCTGAGCCCGGCCTCGGCGGCCTTCTCGCGATCCACGGCGACGCGCACGTAGGGCCGCGACATCGCCAGGTCGCTCTCGACCTGCTGCAGCCCGTCCTGCTTCTTCAGCGCGGCGACGATGTCGTCGCTCGCCTCGGCAAGGGTTTCCTGGTCTGGCGCGGTCACGTTCACCTGGATCGCGCTCGACATCGACATGCCGCCGCCCGACTGTCCGATGGAGAACTCTCCGGCGTCGGAGATCTTGTCGACCGCGGCGCGAATGTCGTCCTTGGCCTGCGCCTGGTCGGCGTCCGGATCGAGCGTGAGCGAGTAGTTGATCGCGCCGTCGCTACCGCCGCCGAACATCGCCATCATGCCGCCAGCGGAGCCGATGGTGACCTGGACGGTCTCGACCTCGTCGAGCCCCGAGAGCGCGTCTTCGACCCGTTCGGCCTGCGCGAGCTGCTCGTCGAGGCTCGCGCCGGGCGCGAGGGTCTGGGTGAGCCCGACGGAGTTCTGTTCGTCCTCGCTCATGAACGTCGTCTTCATGAGCGGGGTCGCGAGCACGGTGCCCGCGAGCACGAGCACGGACAGGATCAGGGTGATGCCCGGCTTTCCAAGCGTCCACTCAATGATCGGCCGGTAGCCGCGGGCCAGCCAGTTGCCTCGGTGATCGTGCTCCGACGCATTCTCGACGGCTGCGCCGTCAACCGCGGCGGGCCGTGACTCGGGCTTCAGGAACCAGTACGCGAGCACCGGCACGATCGTCAGCGAGACCAGCAGCGATGCGGCGAGCGCGATCGTCACCGTGAACGCGAACGGCCGGAACAGTTCGCCGACCATGCCGCTGACAAACGCCATCGGCAGGAACACCGCGACCGTCGTGATTGTCGCGGCCGTAATCGCTCCGGCAACCTCGCGGACGGCGCGAAGGATCGCTGTCGCCCGGTCCTCGCCTTCGACGAGGTGGCGTTTGATGTTCTCAATGACGACGATCGAGTCGTCGACGACTCGGCCGATCGAGATCGTGAGCGCGCCGAGCGTCAGCATGTTTAGCGTGTAGTCCGCGAAGTTCAATCCGACGAATGCGAGCAGCACCGACGTGGGGATGGAGATCGCGGTCACGAGCGTCGCGCGCACGGACATGAGGAAGACGAGGATCACGAGCACGGCAAACACGAGCCCGAGCAGGCCCTCCGTGGTGAGCGACTCGATGGACTGTTCCACGTAGGGCGCCTGGTCGAAGATCACATTGAGCTTCACGTCGCCGAGCTGCGTCGAGAGTTCGTCGAGCTTCTCCTGCACAACGTGCGAGACCTCGACGGTGTTCGCCTGTGACATCTTGGTCACGGCGATGGTGAGCGCGGGCTCCCCGTTGATTCGCGAGATGCTCGTGACGGGGTTCGCCTCAAGCGAGACGTCGGCGACGTCTCCGATGGTGACGACGTCGGGCAGCTTCGGCGCGGTCACGGCTTGGTCAGCGTCGGGGGCCGCGGTCTGCGGGAGCTGTGCGCCTGGCTGAGCTTGCGCCTGTGCGGTCTGCTCAGCGAGCTGTTGCTGCGCTTGAAGGGCCTGCTGGTAGGCCATGAAGTCCTCGGTGCTGCGCGGCACCGGGATCGATGCGATATCTTCCGCCGAGTTGAGTTCGGAACCGAGCTGCACGGCGAGCGTGTTCGTTGTGTCGTCGACCGTGCCGCCGGCGATGAGCACGCCGCTCTGCTGCAGGGCGTCGGTGATGCGCTGCTGGCTCATGCCAGCTGAGGCGAGCTTGTCGGCGTTCGGCACGATGGTCACGCGGTCGCCGCGTGCGCCCGAGAGCTGTGCCTCGCGCACCCCGTCGAGGTCGCCGATCTCGGGGACGACGACGCGCTCGATGAGCTTCGCGGTCTCCTCGGGGTCCTCGCCGTTCGGGGGCGTGACGGCGATCTGGATCACCGGGAGGTCGTCGACGCTGCCGGCAACGACCTGGGTGTCCGCGGTCTCCGGCAGCGTCTGCGAGATCCGGCTGACGGCGCGTTCGACCTTTTGTTCGGTCGCAGCGACGTCGACGCCGTAGGTGAACTGGGCGAGCACGACGGACATGCCTGTGCTCGACGTCGCGGTCGTGCTCTCGAGTTTCGGAACGCCGCGCAGCGCGGTCTCGACCGGCCCCGAGACGTCGTTGTTCACGACGTCAGGAGAGGCCCCCGGGTAGGTCGTGATCACGGCGATCGCCGGGAACTCGACTGACGGCATGAGCTCCTGCTTGAGGGAGGACATCCCGAGGAAGCCGAAGACTGCGGCCACGATGGTCACGAGCGCAATGAGTGCCCGGTTTTTGAGGCTGAGCACTGTAAGAAACTGCATGAGT
Protein-coding regions in this window:
- a CDS encoding DEAD/DEAH box helicase, yielding MAQKKRRGFKAPANYDPNRTRAPKRKYGGAATGQGGSEGAGGSGRARRGQQDLGSAEDMSNSRGSGIGGADRRPSAGGRGGQAGRGGQRGRGDLGSGGGQGSERSQRPGGAERGARRLRPAGETLQNFTPKVWTTADASGRSFGDLGLGQNLVRTLGELGADSPFPIQVATIPDTIAGRDVLGRAETGSGKTIAFGAALVERLLVLKAEGKFGEPAPKKAKQAKRGERVSRGSAGATRKPKALILAPTRELALQIDRTVQPLARSVGFYTAQLVGGVPSESQVHALERGVDIVIGTPGRIRDLVERRKLDLREVQVSIVDEADHLCELGFLEETQWTLRQTERGGQRLLFSATLDRDVEELVGEFLVDPAAHEIERTVSTVPHRVYMVMREDKDAAVLEFAKIPGRVMLFSRTRAAAERITEELLDAGVSATSLHGNLSQARREINLKQFATGKARVLVATDVAARGIHIDDVDAVVQLDPPQEAKTFVHRSGRTGRAGRGGQVVTLIPRTWQKRTREMLDEAGIEPLVFEAYEPKRRPKSSGRK
- a CDS encoding ABC transporter ATP-binding protein — translated: MTGPHQPEPAIQVAGITKAFGELAVLRGVDFEVRPGSIFALLGSNGAGKTTLVRILSTLTAADAGSATVAGHSVTEAPAAVRQAISLTGQFAAVDEILTGRENLALVARLRHLDHPAEIADAMLDRLSLTEAGDRRAGTYSGGMRRRLDIAMSLIGNPQVIFLDEPTTGLDPQSRIEVWQTIRQLARGGTTVMLTTQYLDEAEQLADQIAILHEGRIIQNGTLAELKALLPAAQVEYVEKQPSLEDVFLTLVGERPADTGKDER
- a CDS encoding acyl-CoA dehydrogenase codes for the protein MADNAPRINVQQVSDALLGKWKTERLEARELVRSRPSLHTIPGQPMDEHRIRVLSQLHELVEAGAIQRAYPKYLGGGDNHGGNVAAFQELVLADPSMQIKGGVQWGLFGSAILHLGNKAHHEKWLPDVMSLKLPGAFAMTEIGHGSDVASIGTTATYDPDTEEFEIHTPFKGAWKEFLGNAALHGQAAVVFAQLITRGVNHGVHAFFVPIRTPEGKLLPGVGSEDDGVKGGLNGIDNGRLHFTNVRIPRENLLNRYGDVAADGTYSSHIESPGRRFFTMIGTLVQGRVSLDGSAVRAMQAALTIAIRYGTQRRQFPGASGRETVLMDYGQHQRRLLPRLAETYAMAFAHERLLTVFDEVFSGVKDTDENREDLETLAAGLKSLSTWAALDTLQEAREACGGAGFIAKNRLTGLRADLDIYVTFEGDNTVLLQLVGKRLLTDYAAQFKDGDKAALARAAASQIGDRVSRFGLRQLGQSIADFGQTARSVESFRSPEAQRELLTDRVETMVAEVAGALRDATKDVPKAERAARSEDAFNAQQHKLIEAARAHAELLQWEAFTEELEKLTDPGTKQVMTWLRDLFGLTVIERNMTWYLVHGRMSGKRAESVTAYIDRLLGRVREHALDLVDAFGLDDALLRAEIATGIEEERQQEAQNYVDEQRAAGLWPVHEKELRAQAKAAAKAAEKAAATAS
- a CDS encoding ABC transporter permease, translating into MSSHALSDTGALTARSLTHILRSPDTIITTAVTPVALMLLFVFVLGGAINTGSSDSYINYMLPGILLITIASGIAYTAYRLFLDMQGGIFERFQSMPIARSSVLWAHVLTSLAANLVSIGLVIGVALLLGFRTSASPAAWLAVIGILALFTLALTWVAVIAGLSAKTVDGASAFSYPLIFLPFISSAFVPTASMPGPVAWFAEHQPVTAIVDSIRNLFAGAPVGSELWVALAWLVGILAVAYGAAILIYRRKIR
- a CDS encoding efflux RND transporter permease subunit, producing the protein MQFLTVLSLKNRALIALVTIVAAVFGFLGMSSLKQELMPSVEFPAIAVITTYPGASPDVVNNDVSGPVETALRGVPKLESTTATSSTGMSVVLAQFTYGVDVAATEQKVERAVSRISQTLPETADTQVVAGSVDDLPVIQIAVTPPNGEDPEETAKLIERVVVPEIGDLDGVREAQLSGARGDRVTIVPNADKLASAGMSQQRITDALQQSGVLIAGGTVDDTTNTLAVQLGSELNSAEDIASIPVPRSTEDFMAYQQALQAQQQLAEQTAQAQAQPGAQLPQTAAPDADQAVTAPKLPDVVTIGDVADVSLEANPVTSISRINGEPALTIAVTKMSQANTVEVSHVVQEKLDELSTQLGDVKLNVIFDQAPYVEQSIESLTTEGLLGLVFAVLVILVFLMSVRATLVTAISIPTSVLLAFVGLNFADYTLNMLTLGALTISIGRVVDDSIVVIENIKRHLVEGEDRATAILRAVREVAGAITAATITTVAVFLPMAFVSGMVGELFRPFAFTVTIALAASLLVSLTIVPVLAYWFLKPESRPAAVDGAAVENASEHDHRGNWLARGYRPIIEWTLGKPGITLILSVLVLAGTVLATPLMKTTFMSEDEQNSVGLTQTLAPGASLDEQLAQAERVEDALSGLDEVETVQVTIGSAGGMMAMFGGGSDGAINYSLTLDPDADQAQAKDDIRAAVDKISDAGEFSIGQSGGGMSMSSAIQVNVTAPDQETLAEASDDIVAALKKQDGLQQVESDLAMSRPYVRVAVDREKAAEAGLSEAAVGGMAAKSMQPSQVGRITIDDSTVNVYLDLGTAPTDVDGVKALKLQTGAGEKRLDELATVEIADGPVTVRTENNVRMVTVSALPVGDDLGAAGTQVTAALDSVDLPAGASASIGGVMSQQEEAFQQLGIALLAAILIVYVVMVATFRSLLQPLLLLVSVPFAATGAMLLLIATGIPLGVASLIGVLMLVGIVVTNAIVLIDLVNQYRERGDSLRDAVLHGSLQRLRPIVMTALATILALTPMALGITGKGGFISQPLAVVVIGGLLSSTVLTLVVLPTLYYLVERKREESRDRRTAKRAAKAAGAGAALAGAGAGAHGGAVDAEPADAPGAAAVPEHAAPEAEAEAEAEPAPEAVAPGETTLPGAGPEPEAAPEPAPAPEPEPAPDTTFDGGPSADTEERNS